The following are from one region of the Salicibibacter kimchii genome:
- a CDS encoding universal stress protein, with amino-acid sequence MSLVSALISNFVISVNILLLENVLISGNPRVEIPQKLVDDYNVDVLVVGGSGLNAVERMIVGSVTEASVRRASSDVLTVKDETDAKLYRNILVAVDGSDQAEHALAKAIEMAKTYEATLKIAHVVEVQGGIYTYDVLVMQRLKESDKDIEQKELLEKYKRQAAEQGVKDVETILHYGNPRLEIPRTLTDQNDIDLLVTAATGRGAVQRFFTGSVAHASIHHAPSDILTVRNEA; translated from the coding sequence TTGTCACTTGTCAGTGCGTTGATCTCGAATTTTGTCATCTCCGTTAATATACTACTATTGGAAAACGTGCTCATTTCGGGGAATCCTCGTGTTGAAATCCCGCAAAAATTAGTTGATGACTATAACGTGGATGTATTAGTCGTTGGCGGAAGCGGTTTGAATGCGGTCGAACGGATGATTGTGGGGAGCGTAACGGAAGCTAGCGTGCGCCGGGCATCCAGCGATGTTCTCACCGTTAAAGATGAGACGGATGCGAAGCTGTATCGAAACATTCTTGTCGCCGTCGACGGTTCCGACCAAGCAGAGCATGCATTGGCCAAAGCGATTGAAATGGCAAAAACATATGAAGCGACGCTTAAAATCGCGCATGTCGTTGAAGTCCAAGGAGGGATCTATACCTATGATGTGCTAGTGATGCAGCGACTCAAAGAATCCGATAAAGACATTGAACAAAAGGAACTGCTGGAAAAATACAAACGACAGGCAGCGGAGCAAGGGGTAAAGGATGTTGAGACCATTCTCCATTACGGCAACCCACGGTTGGAAATCCCGCGAACGCTAACCGATCAAAACGATATCGACTTGCTCGTTACTGCGGCGACCGGGCGGGGCGCAGTGCAACGGTTCTTCACCGGCAGTGTAGCCCATGCTTCCATACATCACGCGCCTTCCGATATTCTCACGGTGAGGAATGAAGCTTGA